The following nucleotide sequence is from Ferruginibacter lapsinanis.
CAGTAAAACATGCTCTTCTTCGCTACGTATTTGCTTAATGATCTCTGCTCTTGCTTCTACCCCACCCAGCCCCTGATTCTTACCTCCATCCATAGGAAAGGGCTCTAAACGGCTATGTACGTCATTTGTATGGAGTATGGTAAGCTTTCTGACTTCGCTCAATTCTTCTGCCAATACCGACCTGCTGCCTAATAAAGCACCGGTTGCTAATAAAGATTGGGTAATAAATTTTCTTCTACTCTGCATTGGATACCCTGTTTTCTAGTTTAGAAATAATTTGTTTTCCCTGGCTGTTTAATCTGGCGAAATACTCCATAACAGCGTCTCTGTACAAGTAACCATTATTCATTTGGGGAATAGTTTTCAACATTTCGCAATCATCTCCGCCATTGGCAATATAATCTACTAATGCAATCGTATAAGTAGTGGACTCATTCAATGCCACCCCACCTATTTTAATATTGATCGCTTTTTTATCTTTTATCTGGTAGCTCATTCCTGCACATGGCCAACCTCCTCTGGATGCCGCATTATCCAACACTTGCTGTAAAACCGCCCCTGTTAACTGTTGCAGCACCAGGATATTATCAAAAGGCGCTATTTCATATACTTTACCCCTGGTTATATTGCCTTGTGACACGATTGGTAATCTAATTGCTCCATAATTAAGAAATGCTGCATCAACCGGCATTTGATATTTTTCTTTTGCCATTTGAAGCATTGCATCTGTTAACACATTGTTTAATGTTCCTTCGGGAGATTTTTTTTCCAGTGTCATTCCTGCAACTGCGATCAGATCATTCATCTTAGCATTGACATTATCAGAATATGGCTTTAGTAAAGTTGATAATTCATTAGAAGGCTTTGCCTCCTGTTTGATTCGGTAATCTTTGTATTGAACTGTCTGTGCCTGGTAAACAGGATCGCAGGCTGTAAACAGAGCGGCTATCGCAAAAAGATAAAAACTATAGAATATTGTACGCATGAAAATGAACTTAAATGAGTAAGGGAAGGTAGGCATATTTTAAAGAAACTAATATAAAAAAGAGATAAAATTTTTAGAATAAATAAGTTTACTTTTGACGACATAAATAACAACAATGAGCTACGAATTAACAGGCAAACTAGTTGCCAAATTTGATACGGTACAACGTAAAGAAACTTTTAAAACAAGAGAGTTTGTGGTTGAAAAAACAGATGAGATCGGAGGAAGAACCATCAGCAATTTTATCAAGTTTCAATCTGTGCAGGATAAAACCACCATTATTGACAAAGTGAATGTTGGTGACGATATAAAAGTTCATTTTAACATTAAAGGAACCAAATGGGAAAAAGATGGTAAGATAAACTACATTACCAATTTAGATGCATGGAGAATAGAACAGATCTTGCAAGGTGGTGCAGCATCTCCAAAAGAAACAGCTATCGACAACGATTACCTGGAACCATTGGATACATTCACTGCATCTTCACCTGATGCGATAGATGACCTGCCATTTTAAGACGCCACTCCTCCACGACGGAGAAATTTGGAGTTTAACTATTTGTAAGCAACAATAAAATTTCCGGGATAATTATCCGGCATTGAATATGCAACAAAAAATCTCTTTAAAAACACTTCCTTCAGAAGCTGCAGACGATTCTATAATAAAACGACTGATCGCAAACAGCTGCAGTAAAAAAGTATCTTCCGTTTCAGGATATACCATTACAAAAAGATCTATTGATGCCAGGGCAAAGACCATCTGGGTAAATCTTACTGTAAATGCTTTTATTGATGAACCTTATCATCACAGAGAAATTCAAACTTTTACTTTTAATGACATACGTAACGCACCAAAAAGAGTCATTATCATCGGTGCCGGACCAGCCGGGCTATTTGCTGCATTGCAATTGATAGAAACAGGCATTAAACCCATTATTTTAGAAAGAGGAAAAGATGTAAGAGCACGACGCAGAGATCTAGCTGCTTTGAATAAAGAAGGAATTGTTAATCCTGAGAGTAATTATTGTTTTGGTGAAGGTGGTGCCGGAACATACAGTGATGGTAAACTATACACTCGTAGTAATAAAAGAGGAGATATTGACAGAATATTGAATCTGTTTGTACATTTCGGCGCTGAGGAAAAAATTTTATACGAAGCTCATCCACATATCGGTACCAATAAATTACCGCACATCATAACTGAAATGCGTAAACGAATTTTAGACTGTGGCGGCGAGTTTTTATTTGAAAAAAAAGTAGTTGATTTCGAAATAACCAACGAAAAAATAAAAGCAGTAAAAACAGCGGATGGGAATACTTTTACAGCAGATGCTTTTATTCTTGCTACAGGGCACTCCGCAAGAGATATTTTTGAGTTGCTGCACACCAAGAATATTTTAATTGAAGCAAAACCTTTTGCATTAGGAGTAAGAGTAGAACATCCGCAACAATTAATTGACAGTGTTCAATATCATTGTGATGCAAGAGGAGAATTTTTACCTCCTGCATCTTACAGTCTGGTGCAACAAGTTAATAACAGAGGTGTGTTTTCTTTTTGTATGTGCCCCGGCGGTATCATTGCTCCAGCAGCAACAACTTCGGGTGAATTGGTGGTAAATGGATGGAGCCCATCTAAAAGAAATAACCCATATGCAAATAGCGGAATGGTAGTACAGATAGAGTTGAGTGATGTGATCAAGAATGAAAAAATGAAAGGGGATGCTTTAGCTATGATGCGCTTTCAGCAGATGGTAGAACAAAAAAGTTTTAATGCCGGCGGAGGAAAGTTTGTAGCACCTGCACAACGTATGGTCGATTTTTCTAACAAAAAAATATCTGCAGACTTACCTGATTGTTCTTATCAACCGGGACTCAATTCTGTACAATTAAATGAAGTATTACCTGATTTTGTTTACAGTGCTTTAGCAAAGGGGTTTGTTGAATTTGGTAAAAAGATGAAGGGTTATTTTACCAATGATGCAGTTGTGGTAGCAACTGAAAGTCGCACCTCTTCGCCTGTCCGTATTCCGAGAGATGCAGGAAATTTACACCACCCTCAAATAAAAAATTTATACCCTTGTGCAGAAGGTGCAGGGTATGCAGGAGGTATTGTAAGTGCTGCAATGGATGGAGAAAGAGTGGCGAAGCAAATTGCCGGCTTGCTGATGTGCTGATTTGGAGATATAATTACCGCTTATATAATCTATCATTTTTGCTTTAGGCTAAACAATATTTTTGCTTAACTTTTTTCTTATGAACTTATTAGAATTACACGATCTCAGAAAGTATTTTGCAACACAAAAAGCTGTTGATGATATCAGCTTCAATATTGAGCAAGGAAATATTTTTGGTCTACTTGGCCCAAATGGTGCCGGCAAAACAACATTGCTGCGAATGATCACAGGCATATTCTATCCCGATAGCGGTGAGATCATTTTCAACGGAAAAAAATTTGACCCCAGTAATGATGCTGCACTGATTGGCTATATGCCCGAGGAAAGAGGTTTATATAAAAAAATGAAAATTGGTGAGCAGGCATTGTACCTGGCCAGGTTAAAAGGTTTAAGCAAAGCCGATGCCATGCAAAAACTCAAAATATGGTTTGAAAAATTTGAGATGCAAAGCTGGTGGAATAAAAAAGTAGAAGACCTTAGCAAAGGGATGAGTCAGAAATTGCAATTTGTAACAACTGTATTGCATGAACCAAAATTGATCATACTGGATGAACCCTTCAGTGGCTTAGACCCTGTCAATGCTAACCTGATAAAGGATGAAATATTTAATCTTGCAAAAAATGGCTGCACCGTAATTTTCAGTACACATCGAATGGAGCAGGTAGAAGAGATTTGTAACCATATTGTATTAGTGAATAAAGGACACAAAATTTTAGATGGCACAGTGTCCGACGTAAAAGATCAATTCAAAGAAAATATTTACCAGATCAACGCCACCACTTCCGCAGAACATTTATTTACATCCTTGTTTGAAGTAGTAAAACATCAACCCGATCAATTATTAATAAAGTTGCAACCCGATGTTTCAACAAATGATGTTTTAAAACACTTTATCAGTCAACATATCAATATTCATTCATTTCACGAAGTATTGCCTTCTTTAAATGACATCTTCATCAAGTTGGTAGAAGGGTCGCCTGAAGCAAGGCAATTCATTTAATTACGATTTTTGATTTACGATTTACGAATGTGTTATTATTGTTGATCTGTTTTTTTTCGCTTAGGATTTTTTTAAATATATACAATTAATATTATGAGCAAAACCTGGCTAATCATACAAAGAGAATATATTACACGGGTAAGAAATAAAACATTTTTGTTATCAACCTTCCTGTTGCCATTGGTGATCGTATTATTTATCGCCGGAACAATTTTTATTTCTGCAAAAGGCTCTTCTGGGAAATGCCTGGTAGCATTCAATGATGAGACAGGAGTGTTTAAAAACAAATTGAAAAACAAAGCTGACCAATCGGTTACTTTTATTTACACCTCAGATACAGCTTTTGATGCTTTGTTGAACAAAGAATATGATGCTTACATACATGTAAAAGATCTGCAAAAAAAATCTCCAGGCACAATCTCCATTGAAGTAAAAAAACAGATCAGTACAGAAGCAGAAGACTATATCAGAAACCAGATGAACCTGGTTTTAGAAAATAAAATGCTGCAGGAAAATTTCCAATTACCACTTACAGCATTAGACTCTATGCGTAACAGCGCAAAAAACATTGACCTGATACAATCAAAGGATGAAGGGAAAGGCAAACAACAAATATATTCAGGACTAACATCAGCTATCGGCTTCTTTTGTGGTATATTAATTTACATTACGATGCTGATATATGGCACTCAGGTGATGCGTGGGGTGATGGAAGAAAAAACAAATCGTATTGCAGAAGTTATAGTAAGTTCTGTAAAACCATTTCAGTTAATGATGGGTAAAATAATTGGCATTGGTGCCGTAGGACTAACACAGTTCTTACTTTGGGTCATTTTAGTTGCAGGTATTTTTTCTGTTGCGCAGATATTTATACCACACGATATCATGCTGCAGGTACAACAACTGCAAAGCAATCCCGGAATACAGAGTAATAGTGCTATGCAGATCAGCGAAGCTGCAAAGAATATTGCTGAAGCAAAAGATGCTTTGAATTCTATTAACTGGCCGCTGATACTAGGATGTTTTCTGTTTTTCTTTTTAGGAGGTTATCTATTTTATTCATCGTTATTTGCGGCAGTAGGTAGTGTTATCAATGAAGATCCGCAAGAAGCCCAGTCATTAATATTACCCATCACCATGCCGATCATTTTTGGATTTATTATTATGACGCAGGCTGCTCAAAACCCCAATACCTCACTGGCATTTTGGGGAAGTATGATACCATTCACTTCGCCTATTGTAATGATGGGCCGCATACCGGCCCCCGGCGCAGTTCCCTGGTGGGAGCTAGGTTTATCGATGTTGCTGTTGGTGTCGGGTTTTTTAATAACTACCTGGCTGGCAGCCAAGATATATCACACCGGCATATTGATGTACGGCAAAAAAGGTTCGTGGAAAGAAATGTTTAAATGGGCTTTCAGAAGATCTTAGTTAAGCAGCAGTGCCAAAAACAGAACGATGTATCTCTGCCTTTACATATTTATACAACAACCCACTAACAGAAAAAACAGCAGCTAATATTGCACCTAATATAAAACCAAGGATGGCCCAAACAATTTCTGATTTTTTATCAACTGCGAAAGGGGGATCAGGCTTATCCAAAGTTGCAATAATCGGAGTAACTTTTTGTAACCGCCAAAGCGCCTCATCCCTGTTGCTGATAGCAGCATTTCTTTGTGCTTTGATTCTTTCTTTATCTTCTGTCAGATTTTCTTTTGGTAATGAATATTCCAATCTATCAGGGGTAAAAAATGTAGAGTTCTGCATTCCTATGGCTCTTTTATCATAAATACCTACAACGCCATTTAAAGAATCTATTTTTTTTACAATAAAATCATAATCTGCAGAAGCTTTTTGTATTCTCAGGTTGATATAAAACTGAGATATTTTAGAAATAAGTACTTCGGTAACCGGTTTCACCAGACTTTCATCTGTGCTGGTAAAATTTAATTCAAGTACACCGTTCTTATTAATTTTTGCGTCGATCGCATTTTTCAACATACTTCCTCCTACAGTTGCCAACGATACACTATCTGTAGGGACATTAGATTTTGAACTAAACAAACCACTCTGTTTATTTTTCTCATTGATCAATAACTCTGCAATAGTTCTATTATCTCTATTTGGCAACCTTGTTGAAGCTACAGCTTCTCTAACGTTTCGGCTTAATGCCAATTCAATAATATTGATCGAGGCATCACTACTGAAACTTTGTGCTGAACCATTCATTCCTAAAAGACTGCTAAGACCACCTCCCGAAAGAGCCGATTCGGTTGGATTAGTCAGTGGAAATACAGATGCCTTTGAGGTGTATGATGGCTTTGAGGTATAGGCATAAAAGAAAAGCAAAACAGCAAAAATACCTGCAGTTAGTAAAATCAGCATTTTAGACTTGCCGAGTCTGATAAATAAAGCTCTTGTTAGTTCTGCTGTATCCACGATCAATATTTAAAGATTTCGAATAATTATTGCACCGATGATAATTGGAATGCTGGCTGTTATTGATTGTACGATCACATTTCCAAAATCTTTGCCCTCTTGTTTTTCAGGCACTGTTATGGTGCTTCCTTCTTTTACTTTAGGATAAAAGTGCATGAAGAAGAAGTTCCTTGTCCTTCTGCTTTTTCCATTGGCATAGGTAACATAAATCCTTTTACGCCAAGGTTTCACACCAAACCCTCCCGCTTTGTCGATATAGTACATCAGTCGATTGTACTCCTTATCAAAAGTTATCTTTACAGGCGACTGTACACGGCCTTGTATTGTTACAAAAGGATTTACTTCCGGTATGTAGATGATATCTCTTTCCTGAAGCACAATATCATACTTTGTATTTTTTTCTTGTAATGCTTTTTCAAGATCGATGCTAACAGGCTTATCCGCACTATTAGATACAGGATTACCCGCTGCATCAACAGAAGGGGCAGCTTGATTTACTCTGTAAGGATCTTTTTTGTTCCGAATCAAAACTGCACCGGTCAGATCTGCATTATCCAAAACCCCTCCGGCCCTTTGTATATATGACGACAGTTTTTCATCTTTACTCAAACGAGGATAATTACCCGGATATTTAACGAGGCCCTCTATAGTTACATTTTGCTGTAATTGAAATGTTGGATTTTTTCTTACAAAAACCTGGTCATAAGGTTTCAGCAAAACCTTTGATGCCACTGAATCAAGTTCAAGATTTTGTAAGACTGAATACGACTTAATAACTGTTTGAGTTGGTTTAAGTCCTTTTTGTGCAGAGTCCATGTCAACAATACTTGATATTTCCAATCTTCCGAATTCTGCTGAAGACTTTAACCCGCCGGATAAGTAGATCAGGTCCTGCAATGTCATGCCTCCGTATCTTTTGAGTTTTCCAGGTTTACGAACTTCTCCGGAGATCTCTACAAATTGTTGTTCACCAAACTCTGCATTCGAAAACAATTGTATCATATCATTTGGCTCCAACAAAACATTATCAACACCAGAACCATTTTCAATGTCTCTTAAACTGATCTCAATTTTATCTGCCTTAAGATTGGTTGAATCGGCTCCTTTTCTAAATATATATGCCCTTGGCAGATAAGTATTTCTTGTAATTCCTCCTGCACGGTTGATAACATCAAACAGACGGTCATTCTTTTTTATTTCATATAAGCCCGGATAAGATACTTCACCGGTTACTTCTACTTTATTAATAATCCCCGGATTGATCAAATTTACTTTCACCACATCCCCATCTTTCAGTAAATAATCAGCCTTATTTTGTTTTAGGATGGCCGTGGCATTTACATCATATATCACCTGCTTCTCATCATCGGTTCTCACTACTTTCACATCAGATGAATATGCATCTGGTGTAAATCCTCCTGCAAAACTTATTAATGCTTTTATCCCTTCATCCTTTTTCAGTTGATAATACATAGGGCGTTTAAATTGCCCGGTAGCCAATACTTTTTTATCAACAAAACGAACCAATACAAAATCATTATTTTGTAAATAGATGCGGCCGCCTATATCTCCTGATGTTAAATATTTGTATACGTCAAGTGTTTCTATCACTTTTCCATTTCTTTTAACCTGTATCTCTCTTAAATTACCATACTGCGTAACTCCGCCGGCCAAACCAATTACATTGAATGCATTGGAAAATGCAGAAACGGTTACAGGGCCCGGATTGTTTACTTCTCCTCCTACGTTTACATTGATCGTTCTTGGTTGACCAAGAGTTATCTGTACGTTGGTAGTAGCCGGAACAACACTTTTGAATCTGGAATAGATTAATGATCTGGCAGATTCAAAGGTTAACCCCTGCACTGTTATTTTACCCAGACTTGCGGGAAAGATCGAGCCATCTTTTGCTACAACGTAATCTTCCTGGTATTCACCACCGCCCCAAAGTGCTACGATAATATGATCACCCACTCCTATCGGATAATCCAATGGAGGTGTAGAAAGTTCCGCAATGTTCATCATTGCAGCATTTTTGAAAATATTTGTTCCGTAAGTATCGTCAGATTTATAACTATTAGACTTAACGTTGTCTTCAATTAACGTATCTCTGATCACAACAGGGGTTGTTGTTTGTTTATTCTTGTCTTCTCCGGCTATAATACTTTTATTATTGTCGCCAAAAATTTCCTTTAAATTTTTTTGCGGAGCTTGTAGAGATGGCTCTGTAAGTATCCCCTTAACTTCTTCCTGCACAGGGGTAGTAACGGGTGGTTGACAAAATGCACTTAATGAGGAACCCATCAATATAACAAGCAACAGTTTTACTCTCATATTTACCAATAACTTCAAATTAAATGACATTTATTAAGGGTTAGTTTATAAATAAATCGGAGCAAATATATCAATAATTTATTTGAGAGGCTTTTGAAGTAACATTGTAAATTCTTCCCAAACCTCTTTTACAATATCGCCGGCAGGCTGAATTTTATCAATAATTGCGCTTACCTGGCCAATTTCCAACTCTCCATTTTTCAAATCTCCTTCAAACATACCTTTTTTTGCCCTGCCTTTACCTAATAATTCTTTTAGTTTATCCGCAGAAACACAGTCAGCTTCTGCCTGCTGTACAATAGCGAAAAAATCATTTTTCAACAGTCGCACAGGTGTAATTTTCTTTAAAGATAGCATTGTATCTCCTTCTGTTGCATTTATAACAGCATTTTTAAATGCCGGGTGGGACGAAGCCTCTTCACTTGCTACAAACCTGCTGCCTATTTGCACCGCCTCTGCACCTAATACCATTGCTGCCAACATCTGTTTGCCGGTGGCAATGCCCCCGGCTGCTATAACGGGTATTGTAACCGCATTACAAACCGCAGGCACCAAAACCATTGTTGTTGTCTCTTCCCTCCCATTGTGACCGCCTGCCTCGAACCCTTCTGCCACAACAGCATCACATCCTGCCACCTGCGCCTTTTGGGCAAACTTGCTGCTGCTCACCACATGCACTACCGTAACGCCATGTTGTTTTAAGATAGATGTCCATGTGTTGGGATTGCCGGCTGATGTGAATACGATCGGCACTTTTTCGGCAATGATGGTTTGAATATGTTTGTCGGTATCCGGATATAATAACGGAACATTTACACCAAAGGGTTTATCTGTAGCTGCTTTGCATTTTTGAATGTGTTCTTTCAATACATCTGGATACATACTACCGCTCCCTATTAATCCCAATCCCCCTGCATTACTCACTGCACTTGCCAAACGCCAGCCGCTTGCCCATACCATACCAGCTTGTATGATGGGATAATCGATCTTGAAGAGAGTCGTTATTTTGTTAGTATACAAATCGTTTAACTGTTAAGTTATTTAGAAGAGTCATTGAAAAATGTTATGCTAACAACGTTAAACGATTTACACGTTAAGCGCTGTTACCCCAGATCAATATCAGTATTATCTCCGATATTGAGAGAACGGGTTTCGCCTTTTACACCGGTATCACTACCAATCAAAGAATCATCCAACACTACGTCAAACAATTTAGAAAATGAACCAATGATAGATTCTTTAACGATGGTATAATTTAAAATAGTATGTTCTCCAATAGTAACATTTGGACCTATTACGGAGTTTCTGATATCGCAGCCTTCGCCGATACTAACGGGAGGAATGATAATAGTATTTTCAAAGTGATGATTATCGGCAAGACCACCGCCGAATTTTTTCAGTAGTGTGGCATTGGATTCCAACAGGGTTTCTTTCTTTCCGCAATCAAACCAGCTTTGCACTTTAAATGATTTGAATTTTGCACCGCTCTGTATCATGCATTCCAACGCATCAGTAAGACTTAACTCTTTAACCAATGCTTCTGCCTTTTCGATGATCTTCTTAAGACAGTTAAATAAAAAATCTGTTTCTTTTATTTTATAGATACCAACTAAAGCCATATTACTTTTGGGTATCGAAGGTTTTTCTACCACTCTTGAAATAAATCCATCTTCTTCTATTTCTGCAACACCAAAATTTCTTGGATCATCTACTTTTTTTACCCCCAACATCGAGTAAGGAGAGTCGATCACTTCTTTCACATCGTACTCTGCAATGGTATCTCCTAAAACAATAAATACTTCATCCGTGCCTACGATCTCTTTTGCCAAATCGATGGCATGACCAGTTCCATATCTTTCATTCTGATATACAAAATGGCAGGTAAGATCGGGGTATTTAGCTTTTACATAATCCTGGATCTTTTCTCCCAGATATCCAACAATAAAAATAAATTCATTGATACCAGCACTGTGCAGTTGATCTACAATTATACTCAACACCGTTTTACCGGCAAGAGGAATTAGCGCTTTAGGTTGTGTATATGTATGTGGTCGTAACTTTGTACCGGCTCCGGCCACGGGGATTATTGCCTTCATGATAAAACTACAATCTGCAAATGCAGCATTTTTATTTACAATAAACTATCAATTCTCTCAAAATCAGTGTGTGAAAGTAATACATTTTAAGTAAATCAAATTTTTATAAACAGGTTAATTACAAAGAGGAGATAAATATAGAATAACTACTACACCAGCCTAGTTCTCCAACCAAACCTTTGTATATTTGCAAAAAATTACCGAATACTATATAATTATGCAAAAAGACACATTGGTTTTCGATTTAATCCGTAAAGAACTTGAACGTCAGCGTCATGGAATTGAGTTGATCGCTTCAGAAAATTTCACGTCACTACAGGTGATGCAGGCAATGGGTGGTGTGATGACAAATAAGTATGCCGAAGGATATCCCGGAAGAAGATATTATGCAGGCTGCGAAATTGTAGATCAGACCGAACAATTAGCTATCGACAGATTAAATCAGATCTTTGGTTGTGAATATTCAAATGTTCAACCGCATAGTGGTGCACAGGCAAATGCTGCCGTGGCTTTAGCGGTATTGCAGCCCGGTGATAGAATCTTAGGATTGGACCTAAGTATGGGCGGACATCTTACACATGGATCTGCGGTTAACTACTCAGGTAAATTATATGAACCTCATTTTTATGGTGTGGTAAAAGAAACAGGCCTGGTAGATTATGATACTTTAGAACAAAAAGCAAGAGAATTAAAACCAAAACTAATCATCTGCGGAGCCAGTGCTTATAGCCGCGATTGGGATTATGCAAGAATAAGAAAAGTAGCTGATGAAGTAGGCGCATTGGTACATTGCGATATGGCACATCCTGCCGGATTGATTGCTAAAGGATTATTGAACTCTCCATTTGAACATTGCCAGATCGTTACCTCTACCACACATAAAACACTACGTGGACCAAGAGGTGGTATCATCTTAATGAAAAAAGATTTTGAAAACCCATGGGGATTGAAAGATGTAAAAGGCAATATCCGCATGATGAGCAATCTGCTGGATATGGCTGTATTTCCTGGAATTCAAGGTGGTCCGTTAGAACACGTAATTGCAGCTAAAGCTGTTGCATTTGGCGAAATTTTATCAGATGATTTTACAGTGTATGCAAAACAAGTGGTAAGCAATGCCCAGGCAATGGCAAAAGCATTTGTTGATAAAGGATATCAATTGATCAGTAACGGAACCGATAATCATTTAATGTTGATCGATCTGCGTAATAAAAATATCAGTGGTAAAAAAGCTGAACAGGCTTTAGTGAAAGCAGATATCACCTTAAATAAAAACATGGTACCTTTTGATGACAAAAGCGCTTTTGTAACATCGGGTATTCGTGTAGGTACTGCCGCTATCACTACAAGAGGCTTTAAAGAAGAGCACATGGGATTTGTTGTTGACTCAATTGATAAAGTATTGATGAATGCTGATGATGAACAATTGATCACAAAAGTTCGTGGTGAGGTGAATGAGTTTATGAAGCAGTTTGTACTTTATCCTGAATTAGGCTAAAAAGGTTTCAACGTTTAATGGTTTAAATCGTTTAACGTTAATAGAATCATTACCTTATACAACAATTGTAACAGTTTTATACAACCATTAAACGTTAAACCCTTAAACGATAAAGATCATGATACAACGTATTCAATCAGTCTGGCTTTTATTGGTAGGTGTATGTGCATTTTTTACGATTCAGTTTTCATTTTATAGCGGCACAGATATTAATAATATTCCTTATCAAAAACTAACAGCAGCTACAGGAGGATTTTTAATTTTAACCTTAACGATCCTTATCGGACTACTTGCTGCAATTACTATTTTTCTTTTTAAGAACAGGAATACACAATTGTGGCTATGTGCAGCCGGTATAGTAACAGAGTTGTTATTACTTTATTTATACTACAAAAAAGTAACTACATTTTCGCAGGGAACATTATCATTAAGTGCGTTACTACATGTAGGAATATTGTTGTTTTTTATTTTGGCCGTAAGAGGTATTATGCAGGATAAAAAAATAATTGAGGATAGTGATAGGTTAAGATAATTTTTACTGTCTTGAAATTAATCACCAGCCAAAAAGATCAAAAAGAATGAGAACCCTGTTTATACTTTTATTTTTTCCTCTAATTACAGTTGCACAAAAGAAAAATGACAATACGATTGTTGTGAAAAAAGTAGTTGACATTGATACTTTAAAACAAATCCTCTCGGACAGGTTTCAAAAAATTTCTTATGTCGATGGTAAAGTTTTACATACGATAAATTATAGAAAGAGGTCAAATTATTCAGAAATGTCATTTGTTATAACATTTACTGATAGTTTCACGCTAGTTAGAGGCTATTTCACCAAAGGAGTAGAAAATACTGAATTTGGAAATAGTAGTTCTACAAAATTTGAACCTATTGAATTTGCAGGGCGTGTAGGCTGGAAAGCAAGACTATGGGATGAGGTAGAATCATTTGCCAAAGCAATTTCATCCGATTTAACTTATATTAAATTGAATGATTAATCAAGATTTAGGCTTTTAACGGCTTAACCCCTACAAAAACCTTCCGGTATAACTTTCTTTACACTTCTTTAAATCTGTAGGTTTACCTGCGAAAACTAAACTACCTCCGCCATCACCGGCTTCGGGGCCAAGATCAATTACCCAGTCTGCACTTTTTATTACGTCTGTATTATGCTCTAT
It contains:
- a CDS encoding DUF3127 domain-containing protein, whose product is MSYELTGKLVAKFDTVQRKETFKTREFVVEKTDEIGGRTISNFIKFQSVQDKTTIIDKVNVGDDIKVHFNIKGTKWEKDGKINYITNLDAWRIEQILQGGAASPKETAIDNDYLEPLDTFTASSPDAIDDLPF
- a CDS encoding ABC transporter ATP-binding protein, which gives rise to MNLLELHDLRKYFATQKAVDDISFNIEQGNIFGLLGPNGAGKTTLLRMITGIFYPDSGEIIFNGKKFDPSNDAALIGYMPEERGLYKKMKIGEQALYLARLKGLSKADAMQKLKIWFEKFEMQSWWNKKVEDLSKGMSQKLQFVTTVLHEPKLIILDEPFSGLDPVNANLIKDEIFNLAKNGCTVIFSTHRMEQVEEICNHIVLVNKGHKILDGTVSDVKDQFKENIYQINATTSAEHLFTSLFEVVKHQPDQLLIKLQPDVSTNDVLKHFISQHINIHSFHEVLPSLNDIFIKLVEGSPEARQFI
- a CDS encoding Wzz/FepE/Etk N-terminal domain-containing protein, translated to MDTAELTRALFIRLGKSKMLILLTAGIFAVLLFFYAYTSKPSYTSKASVFPLTNPTESALSGGGLSSLLGMNGSAQSFSSDASINIIELALSRNVREAVASTRLPNRDNRTIAELLINEKNKQSGLFSSKSNVPTDSVSLATVGGSMLKNAIDAKINKNGVLELNFTSTDESLVKPVTEVLISKISQFYINLRIQKASADYDFIVKKIDSLNGVVGIYDKRAIGMQNSTFFTPDRLEYSLPKENLTEDKERIKAQRNAAISNRDEALWRLQKVTPIIATLDKPDPPFAVDKKSEIVWAILGFILGAILAAVFSVSGLLYKYVKAEIHRSVFGTAA
- a CDS encoding ABC transporter permease, with product MSKTWLIIQREYITRVRNKTFLLSTFLLPLVIVLFIAGTIFISAKGSSGKCLVAFNDETGVFKNKLKNKADQSVTFIYTSDTAFDALLNKEYDAYIHVKDLQKKSPGTISIEVKKQISTEAEDYIRNQMNLVLENKMLQENFQLPLTALDSMRNSAKNIDLIQSKDEGKGKQQIYSGLTSAIGFFCGILIYITMLIYGTQVMRGVMEEKTNRIAEVIVSSVKPFQLMMGKIIGIGAVGLTQFLLWVILVAGIFSVAQIFIPHDIMLQVQQLQSNPGIQSNSAMQISEAAKNIAEAKDALNSINWPLILGCFLFFFLGGYLFYSSLFAAVGSVINEDPQEAQSLILPITMPIIFGFIIMTQAAQNPNTSLAFWGSMIPFTSPIVMMGRIPAPGAVPWWELGLSMLLLVSGFLITTWLAAKIYHTGILMYGKKGSWKEMFKWAFRRS
- a CDS encoding 5'-nucleotidase C-terminal domain-containing protein, with amino-acid sequence MRTIFYSFYLFAIAALFTACDPVYQAQTVQYKDYRIKQEAKPSNELSTLLKPYSDNVNAKMNDLIAVAGMTLEKKSPEGTLNNVLTDAMLQMAKEKYQMPVDAAFLNYGAIRLPIVSQGNITRGKVYEIAPFDNILVLQQLTGAVLQQVLDNAASRGGWPCAGMSYQIKDKKAINIKIGGVALNESTTYTIALVDYIANGGDDCEMLKTIPQMNNGYLYRDAVMEYFARLNSQGKQIISKLENRVSNAE
- a CDS encoding NAD(P)/FAD-dependent oxidoreductase, with amino-acid sequence MQQKISLKTLPSEAADDSIIKRLIANSCSKKVSSVSGYTITKRSIDARAKTIWVNLTVNAFIDEPYHHREIQTFTFNDIRNAPKRVIIIGAGPAGLFAALQLIETGIKPIILERGKDVRARRRDLAALNKEGIVNPESNYCFGEGGAGTYSDGKLYTRSNKRGDIDRILNLFVHFGAEEKILYEAHPHIGTNKLPHIITEMRKRILDCGGEFLFEKKVVDFEITNEKIKAVKTADGNTFTADAFILATGHSARDIFELLHTKNILIEAKPFALGVRVEHPQQLIDSVQYHCDARGEFLPPASYSLVQQVNNRGVFSFCMCPGGIIAPAATTSGELVVNGWSPSKRNNPYANSGMVVQIELSDVIKNEKMKGDALAMMRFQQMVEQKSFNAGGGKFVAPAQRMVDFSNKKISADLPDCSYQPGLNSVQLNEVLPDFVYSALAKGFVEFGKKMKGYFTNDAVVVATESRTSSPVRIPRDAGNLHHPQIKNLYPCAEGAGYAGGIVSAAMDGERVAKQIAGLLMC